The genomic region CCTGAAACGGCCGGTTCGGTATTTTTAATTATATACACTGTCTTTTTGATGATGCAGTCGAACATCAAGCTTGTGCTTGTGTCATGCGCGGTATTGCCGATTACGGCTATTTTTTCCGGTATCTTCTTTTATGTAATTGAAAAACAGTTTAAAACCGCAGCCGATAGGGAAGCGGCGATGACCGCGGTTCTCCAAGAAAGTCTTACGGGTATTAGAGTGATTAAGGCTTTTACCCGTCAGCAATACGAGATGGAAAAATTCAAAACGGCTAGCGAGGCGTATATGAAGCGGAATTTGATCGTGATACGCTGCTTTGCGTTTTTTTGGTCGGGTTCCGATTTTTTATCGTACATCCAGATTTTTATCGTTATCCTCTACGGAAGCTTCTTAGCATACCGCGGTGAAATTTCAGTAGGAATGTTGATCGCGTTTATCTCGTATATCGGTATACTGATACAGCCGGTACGGCAGCTCGGACGGATTCTCGGCAATATCGGCAAGGCATGTGTGTCGGTCGGCCGTATTGAAGAACTATTCCGCGAGGAACCTGAGGAGCTTTTCCCCACACAGAAAAAACCGGAGATTAAGGGCAACATCATTTTTGATTCCGTGTCGTTTGCTTATCCGGGAGCGGAGAATACGCCTGTTTTGGATAATGTTTCGTTCAGCATCAAACAGGGACAAACGGCGGCAATTTTAGGGCCGACCGGTTCGGGGAAAAGTTCGCTGGTGCATCTGCTTGACCGGCTTTACGACTATACATCAGGTTCTATCACAATAGACGGCGTAGAATTACATTCGATAGACAAGGGCTGGATACGGTCGCAGATAGGACTGATTTTGCAGGAACCGTTTCTCTACGCTAAAACAATTATGGAAAATATTAAACTTGCCGCCCCCAATACGGATGATTTCGTCGCACAGCGGTACGCCCGCATCGCAGCCTTAGACGGAGAGATTCACTATTTTGCAGACGGATATTCGACCGTTGTCGGGGAACGCGGCGTTTCTCTATCAGGCGGACAAAAACAGCGGCTGGCGATTGCACGGACACTGATAAAGGATGCCCCTATTTTGATCTTTGACGATTCATTTTCCGCAGTTGATATGGAAACCGATGCGGCAATCAGAGCTGCCCTCAAAAATGAAAACAAGCATAAAACGGTGATTATCATTTCGCACCGCATTGCTACGGTCAAAGACGCAGACATTATTATCGTTTTGGAAAAGGGAAAGATTACGGAACAAGGAACGCATCGTGAGCTGATACAACACGACGGCCTATACAAACGAATTTATGATATTCAGAGTAATCGAGATCGGTGATTCATAGCAAAATTGAATACCTACCGCTTCTCAGCTGCGCTCTGCATCGGAGTGATTGATTGCCGTGCCGTTTGTTAAATTACAGAAAAGCAGTAACCGTATTATAGTGACAGTATGAACATTTCACGGAAATTGCCGATCGGCGTACAGAGTTTTAAAGTATTACGGGAAGATTATTATCTCTATGTAGATAAGACCGAGTATATACAAAGCGGTCGAGTTAGTTGTTAGAGATGGCTGTTATCGTGCTCTATATTTTTTCAACGCTTTTTTAATATCCTTAATAGCCCAATCATAATGACTCGATGTTGCAGATACGCAATAGCTGCCGAGCGTCGTTGTGCCCGTCCAATCGAAAGTACCTTTGGAAAAAAGGGCTTCATTGGAAAATGTTTCGATAAGCGCCAGCACCTCTTTGTGTGTTTTTTTGAGCATTGTTTCCGCATCGGTATATGATGTGTTTTGATGTTTTTCCCAAAAAACAACATTCATCTGAGGATAGGTTTTCCAATTATAGGGCACCGGCAAAAAAGGGGCAGGATTCCTGTTTGTGTTTGACCGTATCCAATTCAGCAGAAGACAGTGCCACTCATAGAGGTGCGCCAAAACATCCCGCACGTTTTTATCGCGTTCGTTCGGAACAATATCGGCGCTCTTTTCTTCGTCGGACATTTCGCCGATTAACGTCCACAGTTTTGCGAATTGTTCATTTGCGGCTTGGATTAAATCGGCTTTGGTGGTAGGTCTTGGCATAGTTTAGTGTTACTCCTTTAGCGTGGGAAGATGGGCTATTGTACCATAGAAAGCTGACACAGTATGTCAGGTTTGAAAAAACATTTAAACTTTTTTATGGTGCGCCGCTATTTTTTCAGCGGAATCGATTATTCCTTTTTTTAGGTTTTCCGGTTCAAGGATTTCTACCTCGGTACCGAGCGACAAAATAAATCCGTACAGCCAATGATCGATCGGAAGATATACTGAAAGCGTATACGAGCCGTCCATATTTTTTGTGATAAGATCGGGAGGAAATTCATCATAAAACCGATAGGCGATTCCGGCGGTGCATTTTAATTTTATGTTCGTAAGCGTCAGAGCATCGGAATAGTCTGTACGGTCAGGTAGCTTGTTGAGCAATTCCGTACGCTTAAATGTGCTTACTGTCTGCATAACGGAAACCATACGGTTTAACCGGAAAAACCGATAAGCATTTTTGTCGGTACACAAACTTTCAACGTACCACGCCTTGGATTTAAACAAAAGGCGAAGCGGATAAATTGTACGCTCAGTTTTTTCTCCATAGGAACTGAGATATTCAATGCGAAGTGCACGGCATTCCAAGATAGCTTGTTTAACCGTATCGAAAACGGACGTGTCGTTTTTGTTTTCCCAGCGGGAGTAATCAACCTTAACCCAATCGGCATTACGCTGAAAGACAGCAGATAACCGGTTTAAAATCGATTCGGTATGTACCTCGTCAATAGGCGACAAACATTGCAGGGCGAGCAGAATTTTATCCTGCTCTTCTTGTGTTACAATCGATTTATTGATGATGTATGTTTCGTCAATAAAAATTCCGCCGCCTGTCCCCTGCACCGTATACACCGGAATACCGGCACAGCTTAAAATATCAATATCACGATACACGGTACGAATCGATACAGCAAATTTTTTCGCAAGCTCCTGTGCCGTTGTTCGTTTTTGATTGAGGAGAATAAAGACGATTTCAAAAAGCCGTTCGGAACGCATAACGATAAAAGTATAGCATAAAAAGCAGACGGGTTCCTATAAAGGACAATTAAAATACATTTATAGAAGTTGCAGCGGGGAGACCATCGTACCAAAACATAACCTTTCGTATATTCTCGGCAATCCGCCGTTTTTAGGCGCGCGGGTGATGGAGAAAGAACAGTCTGCGGAGCTTGCGATGCTTTTTAGCGGGGTAAAGAATGCGGGGAATCTTGACTAATTTTGCGCACCAGACTTTTAAGTGGTCGAATGAAGCGCGGGGCAATGCGGCAGTGTACTGTATTATTGTCGGCTTTTCTCTCCGGAACCGAACGGAAAAGCAACTCTTTTTATATGACGATATAAAAGGAGAAGGTTTATTTTCAGCCGCTGAAATAGCGCGGCTGAAAAACACCGCGAGTTTGCCATCCGGCAAACATCGATCATCAATTGCACTTTTTCATTTCATTGCAAAAGTGCGGTAATTCGCAATCCTCGCCTTTTGATAAAGGCTGCGGTTGTCGAATTTATTGGAACCGAAAGCTCAAACAGTAAAGCGGATCAATGCTTATTTAGCCGATGCGCAAAATGTGTTTATTGATAGTAGAAGTTCGGTACTTGATACACAAACTAATCCGATGGTGTTTGGCAGTATGCCGAATGACGGCGGTAATCTCATTATAGAAGAAAATGAACACGCCTCCTTTTTACAACAAGAACCGGAAGCAGAACGGTATATACGTCCGTTTTTGGGGGCGGAAGAGTTTATCAATAATAAAAAACGATATTGTCTCTGGCTTTTGAATGCGGAACCTCAGCACCTAAAAAAATGCCCGCTCATTGTAGCACGCATACAAAAGGTGCGGGAACACCGCGAAAGCAGCAGCCGAGAGGCAACACGGAAACTCGCGCAAACACCATCCCTTTTTGGAGAAATCCGTCAGCCGGAGTCTGGACATTATCTCC from Treponema vincentii harbors:
- a CDS encoding ClbS/DfsB family four-helix bundle protein; this encodes MPRPTTKADLIQAANEQFAKLWTLIGEMSDEEKSADIVPNERDKNVRDVLAHLYEWHCLLLNWIRSNTNRNPAPFLPVPYNWKTYPQMNVVFWEKHQNTSYTDAETMLKKTHKEVLALIETFSNEALFSKGTFDWTGTTTLGSYCVSATSSHYDWAIKDIKKALKKYRAR
- a CDS encoding ABC transporter ATP-binding protein, whose protein sequence is MKNLVRLFSYLKGFRLLYLLALMFALLAQIAAALQPGLIKITVDSVLGNEPLTHTALERLVALFGVAAKGTNGLLIMTALILAFAICRSIFTFLQMNTANAATERVIQNVRNRLYNHIQLLPYTYHANAKTGNLIQRCTSDVDTIRIALSSQIPETAGSVFLIIYTVFLMMQSNIKLVLVSCAVLPITAIFSGIFFYVIEKQFKTAADREAAMTAVLQESLTGIRVIKAFTRQQYEMEKFKTASEAYMKRNLIVIRCFAFFWSGSDFLSYIQIFIVILYGSFLAYRGEISVGMLIAFISYIGILIQPVRQLGRILGNIGKACVSVGRIEELFREEPEELFPTQKKPEIKGNIIFDSVSFAYPGAENTPVLDNVSFSIKQGQTAAILGPTGSGKSSLVHLLDRLYDYTSGSITIDGVELHSIDKGWIRSQIGLILQEPFLYAKTIMENIKLAAPNTDDFVAQRYARIAALDGEIHYFADGYSTVVGERGVSLSGGQKQRLAIARTLIKDAPILIFDDSFSAVDMETDAAIRAALKNENKHKTVIIISHRIATVKDADIIIVLEKGKITEQGTHRELIQHDGLYKRIYDIQSNRDR
- a CDS encoding helix-turn-helix transcriptional regulator, with amino-acid sequence MRSERLFEIVFILLNQKRTTAQELAKKFAVSIRTVYRDIDILSCAGIPVYTVQGTGGGIFIDETYIINKSIVTQEEQDKILLALQCLSPIDEVHTESILNRLSAVFQRNADWVKVDYSRWENKNDTSVFDTVKQAILECRALRIEYLSSYGEKTERTIYPLRLLFKSKAWYVESLCTDKNAYRFFRLNRMVSVMQTVSTFKRTELLNKLPDRTDYSDALTLTNIKLKCTAGIAYRFYDEFPPDLITKNMDGSYTLSVYLPIDHWLYGFILSLGTEVEILEPENLKKGIIDSAEKIAAHHKKV